The Candidatus Methylomirabilota bacterium genome contains the following window.
ACCATGGCGATGGCGCTGCGCAGCGCCCGCGTCCGCCCCGCGCAGGTGGACTACATCAACGCCCATGCGACGTCCACCACCATCGGCGACGCGGTAGAGATCAGGGCGATCAAGCATCTTTTCAAGAGTCACGCGGCGCGGGTTCCCATCAATGCGACGAAGTCGTTGTTCGGCCACACCCTCGGCGCGGCCGGAGCGCTGGCGGGCATCATCTGCGCGATGACGCTCGACACCGGCCAGATGCATCCGACGATCAACTATGACGATCCGGATCCCGACTGCGCTCTCGCCGGTATCTCCGCGCAGGCCCAGGAACGACCGGTCAAAGTGGCGCTGCTGAACGCGTTCGGGTTCGGCAGCAACAATGCGGCGGTGGTCTTGAAGAAATTCTTGCGCTAGAGGGGCACGAATGCCAACCGATACGGACATTGCCATTCGCATCCGCACCGCGCTCGCGGACTACCTCAAGCGCGATGTCGAGACGATCAAGCCCGGTGATGCGCTCCGGAACGACCTCGGTCTCGATTCGATGGCCACCATCGAGCTGCTGTACCAGATCGAGGACACCTTCGACGTGGAGATTCCGGATCAGGACCTTCCCCGGCTGGTCACGGTCGCCAACGTGACCGAGTACATCGTGGAGAAAGTGGGGCCCGCCCGGCCGGCGGCGGGAAAGCCAGGAGCCCCGCAACCGAAGGCGAAGAAGAAGGCATGACCATATCGCCGCTCGCCCTGCGCGACATCGCCCGGGCCGTGGAGGGTCGGCTCATCGGCTCGCCCGACCTGACCGTGACCGGCATAGCGAGCCTCGCCGACGCGTCCGACGGGGATCTGTCGTACATCGAGCACGATCGCCACCTGCAGGCGGCGACCCGATCCCGGGCGGCCGCGTTCGTGGTCAGCCAGGAGATGGCCGGCCTGACGCGCCCCCGGATCGTGGTCGCCAATGCGAAGTACGCGTTCGCGCGGATCGTCGAGCAATTCTTCACCTCTCCGTATGCTGCTCGCGGCGTCGCCGCCGAGGTCGCCCGCGGCCGGGACGTGGAGGTGGGAGCGGACGTGTCGATCTGGCCGTTCGTCACGCTCGGCGACCGCGTTCGCATCGGAGCCAGGGTCACCCTGTACCCCGGGGTGTTCATCGGCCATGACTCGGTCATCGGGGACGATTCGGTCCTCTATCCCAACGTCACGGTCAGGGAACGCTGCTCGATCGGCCGACGCGTCATCATCCATAGCGGCACGGTCGTCGGCAGCGACGGGTTCGGCTATGTGCAGCACGACGGGCGCCATCACAAGATCCCCCAGATCGGCTCGGTGGTCATCGAGGACGATGTCGAGCTGGGCGCGAACGTATCGGTGGATCGGGCGACGTCCGGGCGGACCCTCATCAAGCGCGGCACCAAGGTGGACAATCTGGTCCAGATCGCCCACAACGTGACGATCGGCGAGCACAGTATTGTGGTCGCGCAGGTGGGGATTGCCGGCAGCACGACCGTCGGCTCCGGTGTGGTGATCGGCGGACAGGCCGGACTGGCCGATCACCTCGACATCGGCGACCGGGTCATGATCGCGGCGCGCGCCGGCGTGAACCGCAGCCTGACGGGGGGCCAGGTCGTCTCCGGCGCGCCCGCCATGCCGCACGAGACCTCGATCAAGGCGCAGGCCGTGTTTTCCCGCTTGCCGGAGCTGCGTCAGCATGTGCGCGCACTGGAACAGCGAGTCAGAGCACTGGAGACTCGCTCCGGTGGCTCCGGCGCCAAGAGCAAGAAGAAGCAGAAGCCGTAGAGGGGCGGCCCATGCGAGATCTCCTGGACCGTCTCGACGGCTGGCGCGACGAGCAGATCGATTTCCTGGCCCGCCTGGTGAACCACGACAGCGGGACCGATGACGTGCTGGACGTCAACCGGGTGGGGGCCATCCTGGCCGAGCGGCTGGAGGGCCTGGGCTTCACGCTCCGCCGGGTCGCCACCGAGCGCTTCGGCGACCACCTGGTCGGCGAGAAGCCGGGGAGCGGCCCCAAGCGCTTCCTCTTCGTCGGCCACTACGACACCGTGTTCCCCTCCGGCACGGCCAAGCAGCGGCCGTTCCGGATCGACGAGGAGGGCCGCGCGTGGGGGCCCGGCGTGTACGACATGAAGGGCGGGCTGGTCGCCCTGCTCTACGCGCTGCGCGCGCACCGGGAAGCGCGCACCCGCGCGTGGGCCGAGACCACCGTCGCCGTGGTGTTCAACTCGGACGAGGAGCGCCTGTCACCGACCTCGCGGCCGGTGATCGAGGCCGAGGCGCGGCGGGCGCACAGCGTGGGCATCCTCGAGCCCGCGCGCCCGGGCGGCGAGTACGTGATGGCGCGCAAGGGGGCGGGGACCTTTCAATTGGAGGTCACGGGCAAGTCGTCCCACGCCGGGCTCCAGCCGGAGCTGGGCGCCAGCGCCATCTGGGACCTGGCGCAGAAGGTGGCCGCGCTGCACGCGCTCACCGACTTCGGCACCGGCGTCACCGTGAACGTGGGCACGGTGCGCGGCGGGGAGCGCCCCAACGTCGTGGCATCCCGCGCCGCCGCCGAGATCGACCTGCGCGCGTGGAGCCAGGCCGACGCGGACGCGGCCATCGCCGCCATGCGCGCGATCTGCGAGCGGGCTCACGTCGCCGGCACCAGCGCGCGCTTCGATGGCCGCATCCACTTCCCGCCGTGGCCACCGGGCCTGCCGGGCACCGAGCGCCTGCTCGAGATCATGCGCGCCGCGGGCCGCGAGCTGGGCGTGGACGTGCGCGCCATCAAGACCGGCGGCGGCTCCGACGGCAACCACACCTCGGCCATCGCCCCCACGCTGGACGGCATGGGTCCCAAGGGCAGCCGCGCCCACAGCGAGGAAGAATTCATCGAGGTCGCCACCCTCCTCGAGCGCACCAGGATGCTCGCTCTCTTCCTCAACCACTGGGCCGCCGACTTCGAGATTCTGGCGTAACCCTCGCCCCTCACCCCCTGCCCTCTCCCCAGTGGGGAGAGGGTTGGTGGAGGGGAGAGGGCAGGGTGAGGGGTGGGTCAGGGCTTCGCCACCACGCCGAGCAGCACCGAATGCGGGAACACGAAACGGCTGCCCCGCTGGTACGCGGCCGCGTTCGCCCGCGTCGTCGTCTCGATTTGGTCCTGGACGGTGCTCGGCAGGGCGGCGATGTTGCCCCAGTCGCAGAGACCGCGAAGCAACGGGTCGAGCCGATCCATCTCCCAGGACACCTCGTGCTTCGTGAGCTGCAGGCCCTGGAGGCCGGCTTCGCTGGCGAGCTTTGCGTAGACGGCGCGATCGGTCACTCCGAATAGCGGGCCGTGCGGCAGCGCCTCGAGCGTGTGGTGGGCCTGGACGGCCGCAAAGAACACACCGAAGCCGGTCTGCTCCTCCGGCGCGGCCCAGACGATGAAGGCAAAGCGGCCACCCGGGGCGAGAACGCGCGAGACCTCCCGGAACACGGCGGCCGGTCGCGCCAGGTGGTGGACGACGAGGTTCGACACGACCGCGTCGAAGTCCCCGTCGCCAAACGGAAGGACCTCCGCGTCGCCTTCGTGGAACGTGAGCCCGGGATGACGGCGCCGAGCCGCCGCCACCATCGTGTGCGAGAAGTCGACCCCGGCGACCGTGGCGCCGGTCTCGGCGAGCATCGCGGTCCCGCCGCCTGGGCCCGCGCCCAGGTCGAGCACGCGCGTCCCACGACGGACGCCGGCGGCACCGGCCAGCAGCGGGATCGTCTTGCCGGTCAGCAGGTGGAACGTGTCCGTGTAGCTCTCCGCGCAGCGGCTCCAGGTCTCGTTCTCGAAGCGGCTGACTGCGGCTTCATCGATGGTCTGTTCCATGGCATGCCTCTCCTTCGCAGGGGGTGTCGACGCTGGCGCTCGTGGCGCCGATGACGCTAGAATCCCCGCGCGGGCACAACGGAGCGTCAGCGGGAGCGTCAATTTGGCGTCAATTCGCTCGCCTCGACCGATCGCGGCCGCCGCCCTGAAGATCTCTCTCCTGGGCCGTCTCCGGATCGTGCGCGCCGGTCGCGCCGTCGATCTTCAGAGCAAGAAGGCGCAGGCGCTTCTCGGGTACCTCGCCCTTCCCCCGGGCCGGCGTCACGCGCGGGTGCATCTCGCCGCGCTGCTCTGGGGCGGCATGGGCGACGAGCAGGCGCGCCACAACCTGCGCCAGTGCCTGTCGGTGCTGCGCCGCGCGCTCGGTGACCGGGCGGTGGTCGGCGAGGGAAACCAGGTCTACCTCGAGGCGGCTGCGGTCGAGGTCGACGTCGCGACCCTGGAGCAGGCCGATGGGGCGAGCGCGGCCGGGTTCGGGGACGGCGATCTTCTCGAGGGACTCAGCGTGGGTGAGGAGGCCTTCGACGAGTGGCTCGCCGACCAGCGCGCACGGCTCCGGGCCCTCGCCTGCGACCGCCTCGGCCAGCTCGCCGCCGATCGGGCGGCCGCCGGGGCCGTAGACGACGCCATCGAAACCGGGCGGCGGCTGCTCGCACAGGATCCCGCGAACGAGGACGCGCATCGCCTGCTGATGGGCCTCTACGCGCGGGCCGGTCGTCGGTCGGCGGCCGTCCGCCAGTACGACGCGTGCGTGGCGGCGCTGCAGCGGCACCTCGGGGTCGCCCCCAGCGCCGAGACGATGCGCCTCCGCGAGACGCTCCGGACCCACGGACCGGCCGATCCGCTGCCCGGCGGCCCATCGGCGCCTCGCGAGCGCGCCTCGCTCGTGGTGCTGCCGTTCGCGAACGCCGGTGGCAACGTCCGGGACGAGTATTTCGGGATCGGGATCGCCGAGGACATCACCTCGGCCCTCGGCCGCTTCGGCTCTCTGTTCGTGATCTCCCCCTTGACCAGCTACACGCTGCGCGGGCCGGACGGCGACCCCAGGCGTGTCGCCGCCGACCTGCGGGTGCAGTACGTGGTCCACGGAACCATCAGACGAGAGGGCAAGCGCCTGCGCCTCGCCGTCAATCTCATCGATGCATCGACTGGGGCGCACGTCTGGGGACGGCAATTCGACCGCGAGCTGTCCGACGTGTTCGCCGTGCAGGACGACGTCGTCGGGATGGTCGTCGCCACGCTGGTGAGCCGCGTGGAGGCGGCGGCGACCGTGCGGATGCGACGGGCGCCGACCGAGAGCCTCGTGGCCTACGACTACTTCCTTCGCGGCCGGGAGTATCACCACCGCTGGACGCGGGAAGACAACACCCGGGCCATGGAGATGCTGGAGCGTGCCATCGCCCTCGACCCGGTCTTTGCGCTCGCGCACGCGTGGCTGGCGTGCGCGCTCTTCCAGCGGACGTTCTTCGAGCCCGACCACACGCTGGTGACCCGCTGCTGGGACGCCATTCAGCGCGCATACGCGCTCGACGACGGCGAGAGCGAGGTGCACCGCATGCTCTCCGCGTTCCATCTCCAGTGGAAGGAGTTGGACAAGGCGGACTTCCATGCCGAGCGCGCGCTGGCCCTGAATCCCAACAACGACCGGATGGTCTGCCAGATGGGAGAGCTGGCCACGTATTCCGGCCGGCCCGGCGAAGGGGAGCGCTGGCTGGATCGCGCGCTCCGCCTCAACCCCCAGCATCCGGTGCCCAGGTACTGGCTGCGGCTTGCCCAGGCCCTCTACCACCAGGGTCGGTTCGACGAAGCGCTGACGGCGGTACGGCGAGAGCCGCTTCCGGTGCCCCATCAGCTCACGTACCTGGCCGCGATCCTGGCCAGACTGGGCCGGCGCGACGAGGCGGCGGCGGTGGTGCAGCGGATCTGGGCCGCCGACCCGCACGCGGACGTCGATGCGCTCGTGCGCCCGCTGCCGTACCGGCGGGCGGAGGACGTCGAGCAGGTGGCGGAGGCGCTGCGGCTCGCCGGACTGCCCGGCTAGCGAAGCGGCTCGCCTCGCCCCTCACCCTGCCCTCTCCCCGGTGGGGAGAGGGGGTTAGTGAGGAGACTCTCCCTCTCCCCGGTGAGGGGAGAGGGTAGGGTGAGGGGAGAGGGTAGGGTGAGGGGAGCAGTTCCCTCAGGCGAAGT
Protein-coding sequences here:
- a CDS encoding acyl carrier protein; the protein is MPTDTDIAIRIRTALADYLKRDVETIKPGDALRNDLGLDSMATIELLYQIEDTFDVEIPDQDLPRLVTVANVTEYIVEKVGPARPAAGKPGAPQPKAKKKA
- the lpxD gene encoding UDP-3-O-(3-hydroxymyristoyl)glucosamine N-acyltransferase translates to MTISPLALRDIARAVEGRLIGSPDLTVTGIASLADASDGDLSYIEHDRHLQAATRSRAAAFVVSQEMAGLTRPRIVVANAKYAFARIVEQFFTSPYAARGVAAEVARGRDVEVGADVSIWPFVTLGDRVRIGARVTLYPGVFIGHDSVIGDDSVLYPNVTVRERCSIGRRVIIHSGTVVGSDGFGYVQHDGRHHKIPQIGSVVIEDDVELGANVSVDRATSGRTLIKRGTKVDNLVQIAHNVTIGEHSIVVAQVGIAGSTTVGSGVVIGGQAGLADHLDIGDRVMIAARAGVNRSLTGGQVVSGAPAMPHETSIKAQAVFSRLPELRQHVRALEQRVRALETRSGGSGAKSKKKQKP
- a CDS encoding M20 family metallopeptidase, with product MRDLLDRLDGWRDEQIDFLARLVNHDSGTDDVLDVNRVGAILAERLEGLGFTLRRVATERFGDHLVGEKPGSGPKRFLFVGHYDTVFPSGTAKQRPFRIDEEGRAWGPGVYDMKGGLVALLYALRAHREARTRAWAETTVAVVFNSDEERLSPTSRPVIEAEARRAHSVGILEPARPGGEYVMARKGAGTFQLEVTGKSSHAGLQPELGASAIWDLAQKVAALHALTDFGTGVTVNVGTVRGGERPNVVASRAAAEIDLRAWSQADADAAIAAMRAICERAHVAGTSARFDGRIHFPPWPPGLPGTERLLEIMRAAGRELGVDVRAIKTGGGSDGNHTSAIAPTLDGMGPKGSRAHSEEEFIEVATLLERTRMLALFLNHWAADFEILA
- a CDS encoding class I SAM-dependent methyltransferase, whose product is MEQTIDEAAVSRFENETWSRCAESYTDTFHLLTGKTIPLLAGAAGVRRGTRVLDLGAGPGGGTAMLAETGATVAGVDFSHTMVAAARRRHPGLTFHEGDAEVLPFGDGDFDAVVSNLVVHHLARPAAVFREVSRVLAPGGRFAFIVWAAPEEQTGFGVFFAAVQAHHTLEALPHGPLFGVTDRAVYAKLASEAGLQGLQLTKHEVSWEMDRLDPLLRGLCDWGNIAALPSTVQDQIETTTRANAAAYQRGSRFVFPHSVLLGVVAKP
- a CDS encoding BTAD domain-containing putative transcriptional regulator, with the translated sequence MASIRSPRPIAAAALKISLLGRLRIVRAGRAVDLQSKKAQALLGYLALPPGRRHARVHLAALLWGGMGDEQARHNLRQCLSVLRRALGDRAVVGEGNQVYLEAAAVEVDVATLEQADGASAAGFGDGDLLEGLSVGEEAFDEWLADQRARLRALACDRLGQLAADRAAAGAVDDAIETGRRLLAQDPANEDAHRLLMGLYARAGRRSAAVRQYDACVAALQRHLGVAPSAETMRLRETLRTHGPADPLPGGPSAPRERASLVVLPFANAGGNVRDEYFGIGIAEDITSALGRFGSLFVISPLTSYTLRGPDGDPRRVAADLRVQYVVHGTIRREGKRLRLAVNLIDASTGAHVWGRQFDRELSDVFAVQDDVVGMVVATLVSRVEAAATVRMRRAPTESLVAYDYFLRGREYHHRWTREDNTRAMEMLERAIALDPVFALAHAWLACALFQRTFFEPDHTLVTRCWDAIQRAYALDDGESEVHRMLSAFHLQWKELDKADFHAERALALNPNNDRMVCQMGELATYSGRPGEGERWLDRALRLNPQHPVPRYWLRLAQALYHQGRFDEALTAVRREPLPVPHQLTYLAAILARLGRRDEAAAVVQRIWAADPHADVDALVRPLPYRRAEDVEQVAEALRLAGLPG